The following is a genomic window from Amycolatopsis cihanbeyliensis.
TCGCGGGCCGTGCGGCGACGCCCCGTCGTAGCTGCCAAGAAAGTCGGACATGGTCATTCTGCACTGGACACCAGGGGACGGTAGCACCCTCTCTGGTTAGAACGATTGCCATTTTTGGCGTCTACGTTGCCCACACCGGGCGTCACACGTGGCGCCGCCTGATTATGCAGGGGCACCGATAGCAGGTGACCGATGCCACTGATGTCGACGCCTTGCTCGGTTGACCAAGTGACAGCCCCAAGCACTCTCCCCAGCGTTGTTCGGATGTATCGTCACTGCGTGTCTCCTCTCGTAAGCTTCAAGACGAGGATAGACACGGACCAGTAAGTCGTGCAACATACATCACAAATGTGTGCCATATGTTGCACGGTTGGAACACCCCGGGGGTGCATACATGCCAGCACAAGAAGTTCATCAAGCGATCGCCGAGCGTCTCCGGCATGTCTTGGAAAATCACCCGGATGGCCCCTTTACAATGCAAGGATTGGCAGATTTGTCCGGCTTGGCGAAGCGGTCGTTGTATCGGATTCAACAGGGTGCGAATGTAACGCTGGACAGTCTGATCAAGATCTCGACCAGTCTGGGTATCGATCGGGTGGCCTATTTCCTTGACGAGGAGGTGTTTCGCCAGGTCAATGCCGAACTGGCGATGCTCAAGGAACTGCGGCAGCGCAACATCACCAGTGTTCGGTTTCGGGAGGCATCCGCCATGGCCCTCGCCAGCGCGACCGACTACTCCGAGTTGACGGAGCTACTCACCCACATCGCACAGGACGTGCAGAGGGCCCGGAGCAAGGTCCAGCCCGCGACTGCCAGCGACCACGACGCTCCTGAGCGGTCGTGACCATCATGCGGCGGATTCCTCCAGAGAATGCGGTTGCTCACACCGGCCGGCGACCACAGAGTTTGCGACGATGCAAGCGCCTGGTGCGTGACCTTCACCTTCCAGCTAGGCGCACTCTGACCCTCGACGCAACGATCGAACACCTAAGCCAACGGCGTGGGCGGCCGATCCACCTGCTCCCCCACGAGTTACCGCCCCAGTTCAACGGACTGTGGATTTCCTCGGATACCGATGACTACATCGTGTTCGAACAACGATTGACGCCGGTTCATCAACACCAGGTGATCCTGCACGAACTCGGGCACATCGTCTGCGATCACAACTCGCCTGTAATCAACGCAAAATCCTCCTGGCCTTTTCTTCCATCGCTGAACCCGGCCTTCGTCCAGCGTGTTCTCGGCCGGGAACACGCTGACACGCTGGCCGAGCAGGAAGCGGAGTTCGTCGGTTCGCTGCTCGGGCGGCGGACTGTGTCCTGGACGCTGAACCCGTCCTTTACAGTACCGTCGGAAACGCAGGATATCGCCGCGCGCTTGTCCACCCTATTGGAACAGTGATCCGGAGTGGTTGTTTATGACGAGCATCGTGTATCCGGTATGCGCGGCGGTCGCTGTCGTCGCGATGCTCTACCGCCTGCGGGTTCTGCGCCGCGAGCGCTCTGCTGCCCAGTGGGGGTTGGCCGGTATCTACTTCTTCACCGCATGCGTGTGGGCGGTAATGCTGCCGGGGTTCTGGCAACCCTTCAGCGACGTTTTCGGCCTGCCCAACGTGTCAGGGCTGATAGCCCAACTGGCCGTCATTCTCGTGGTGGCCTGCCAGCAGATTGTACTACTTCACCTCAGCTACAACGCCACCACGGCCCAGCGCAAAGCCGTGCCCCGGTTGTGCGCGCTGTGCCTAGCCTTGCTGATAATGATCGTGCTGTTTATTCGAGCGGCGGAAGGCATGGGGCAACACCCGACCGACTTCGCCGTAACCAAGGCCGCAGTCAATCCCTGGTATCTCACTGTGTACCTGACCGCCTACGCCGTGGGCCAGATCGACGTTGCCCGCTTGTGCTGGCGCTACCGCGCTATCGCGCCCACGGTGTGGCTGCGGCGCGGCCTGATGGTTCTCGTGGCGAGCGTCGGCATCCTCGTGATCTACCTCGCCGGCCGCTTCGCCGATATCATCGCGGGCTTGATGGGCTACACCGGGCACGCGTGGGAACCAATCGTGGTGATCGCCGTCGGCTCGGGCAGCATCGTTCAACTTACCGCGTGGATCCTTCCGGATGTCGGGCCTCGCCTGTCCGAGGCGTGGGCGTGGCTGGACCGGCGCCGCGCCTATCGACAGTTGCTGCCTCTGCACGACGAGCTGACCCGGCATGTGCCTCAAGTGGTCCTCCACGTCGGCGGGGCACCGACCCGCAACGACGGCGCGCCGGCGATCTACCGCCATCGCAACGTCGACCGCCGCACTCGGCTCTACCGCTTGATCGTAGAGATTCGGGACGCCCAATGGGCCCTACGCGTCTGGATGGCCCCCGTCGTACGCGAAGCCGCCACCCAGCATGCTGTGGCGGCCGGTCTACGCGGTGACCAGGCGGCCGCTGCGATCGAAGCGGCCCAGTTGCGCGCCGCGCTGCACGCCAAGACCACCCACCAGCAACCGAGCACCCACGTCAGCAGCCCGAAGACGGTCGAACCGGAAGATCTTGTCGCCGAGTTGGCCTTCCAACGCAAACTCGCTCGTCACTTCCAGCCCTCGGCCATCGTGGTCGCAGCGCTGGCCACCCTCACCCCGACCGCCGACGTGGAGCCCGCATGACACCACCACCCAACACCACGACACCCTCGACAGTGTTCGACACCGCCTACTTCACCAACCCGTACGCCACATTCGCGCGCCTGCGCCAGGCCGGCTCGGTACACCGAGTGCTCACCCCAGACGGTCTGCCGATCTGGCTGATCACAGGTGACGCCGAAGTGCGGGCCGCCCTCCTCGACGCACGTCTCGCGCTGAACAAGGCCCACGCCCACGGTGGCTACGCCGGGTTCTCCCTCCCGCCGACCCTGGATGCCAACCTGCTCAACCGCGACGGCGCCGACCACGCCCGCTTGCGTCGCCTGGCCGCCGTAGCGTTCACCCCACGCCGGATCGACGGAATCCGTGACCGCCTCGACGAGGTGGTCACCGAACTGGCCGACCGCCTCGCCGAGCGGGGCACGGGGGACCTGGTCGCCGACTACGCAGCATCCATCCCCCTACGCACCATGGGCCACCTGTTAGGCGTGCCAGCCAACGACCAAGCCCGCTTCGCCCAATGGACCCGCACCATGCTCGCCCCCGACCACCCGGAGCAGGTCAGTGACGCGGTGGCCGCGATCCACCGGTTTCTGCTCGACCTCATCGCCGACCGCCGCGCCCAGCCCGGCCACGACCTGCTCTCCGGATGGATCACCGCCAGGGACGAAGGCGACCGGCTCGACGAAAACGAGCTCGTCTCCCTGACCTTCCTGATTCTGTGGGCCGGGATCGAGAACGTCACACACCTGATCAGCCACGGCACCCTCCAGCTGCTGCGCCATCCCGAGCAGATAACTCGGCTGCGCGCCGATCCGGGCCTGCTCCCCGTAGCTGTTGAGGAGCTGCTGCGCTACGCCCACGCCGACATGATGGCAATCCGCCGTTTCGCCACCGAAGATCTCCATATCCACGGCACCCGAATCCCCGCAGGAGACACAGTGATGCTCGCCCTGGCCTCAGCCAACCGGGACCCAGCCCGACACCACGACCCCGATCGGCTCGACCTCGACCGCAACCCCAACACCCACCTGTCCTTCGGGCTCGGCCCGCACTACTGCCTCGGTGCAGCCCTGGCAAGGCAACAGCTGCAACTGGCCTTCGACACCCTGCTGCGACGCTTCCCACGGCTCACCCTCGCCACCGACATCACCGCGCTGCGATGGCGACCGTCATTCCGCTCCCACAGCCTGCTCGCCCTACCCGTCACCGTATAGAGCCCCACAACACCAACGCACGACACGATGCCACGCCCGGCACGACACGCCGCTCGCACAGTCTCGACCCCCTCGGCCATCTCCAGGGACAGGTCACGGCAGGTGCTCAATCTTCAGCAGAGGGGTCGCGTGCATCCGCCAGCGAAGCGCGATTCGAGACCACGAGCCCCTGACACTACTCTCCGTTACCAATCATCGGATCCGCCGATATCCCTCGCGCCGGATCTTCGCATGAGCAGGTTCACCGACACCGGCAAGCCGCTGACCAGGGTTCGACCCCGCAGTCACCCGGCCTGGCTGCTCCTGGGCCGCTCAAACCTAACCGTTGCGGAAAGCCGCAGCTCACGGCACACACGGCTTCGTACGGACGCTGTACGAACCGCACCGGGGATTTGAACCTGCGACGAGCGTCGGCCTGGACTGCCCATCGGGCACCGAATGGATCGCCCCGAAGCCCATTCCCTCGTCTGCCCAGCGGTGCACCACTGTTGACACAGTAGTGGTCGCTGGTCCGAGCGCCCGTATCGTGCGCTGCCTGTTCTCCCAGGTCAATCTTGCACTTCACGCCCCGGTGGCCCTCCGGTGTGGCGTACCGACCTGCCCCGGCTGGCTTATCCTGATCATCGATACCAGCAGCCGGGACCGCGCGGCCCCAATCCGGAGTCGTCGACGCAACGTCTCGGCAGAGATCGGTCGACGGCGCTCCGCCCAGTGGCGCGCGTCCTCCTGTCGCGCCCGCTCCACCAAATCATCCTCGACCCGAAGCGAGCTTGATACTCTCCCCGTCGCATCCGGATCTTCGCCATCAATCGAACCGTTCGCCATTCGATCGTGTTCCGGTTGCCGGACTGGTGTCGCATCGCCGCCGGGGCTGGTCGTCTCCAAACATGACACCTCGGAGGCCGTCGCCCTGCTTGCCCGGCTTGTGGCTGACAAGGCATCCAGCAGCCCGGGGCCCGCCTCGGCCCAACCGATCAACAGCAACGGGCCCACCGCATCGAAGGCTGCCGGTGGTCATCGCCGACTCCCCCGATTCCGGCGATCCATCACCAACGGCACCCGCGCCGCGATGACCAGCGGCCTCCCGCTCAGACGTGTGCTACCTGAGCGAGCCGCCCGAGTCCGCTGGACGGACCCCGAATCCGTGTGCGTCCTGCGCGAGTCGCACCGGGGGCACCAAAAGGCCAGGTCACAGGCGCGGCGGGTGGGCCTGTCGACCGTGACGCCGGGCGGGTCCATGGTTTATCCATGGAGAACGTCCGGGGGAGGTCTGGAGTGCCTCGTCCGCCGCTGCCCCTCGGCACGTGGGGTGAGATCCGTACGCTGCAGGTCCCGGCCGTGCTCGACGACACCGGGGCGCTGGTGAGAAAGGCCCGATGGCGGGCCTTCACCCAGTACCGTGGCCGCGATGGCCGTACCCGCCAGGTCGAGCGAAGCGGGACCAGCCATACCGCGGCCCTCCGCCGTCTCCGTGAACACCTGCGATCCCTGACCGCCGCCAGCGGCAGTCCAGAACTGTCGGCCTCGTCCCGCCTCGCCGAGGCTGCCGACCTCTGGATCGAACGGGTGATCAGCCGGCGGGAACCCACTACCTACGACCGCTACCGGGGCCGCCTGGACAACCACATCCTGCCCACCCTCGGGGACCTGCTCCTGCGCGAGTGCACGATCGGCCGTCTCGAACACTACTTCGACAACCTGGCCCTTACCCTGGCTCCGAACACCCTCCGGGGCATCCGCAGCGTGCTCTCCGGGATCCTGCAGCTCGCCGTTCGCCACCAAGCCCTGGACCACAACCCCGTCCGGGACATCGAGCCCATCGAAGGCGGCAACACCCGCCCCAAGCTCACCTTCACCGCCACCGACCTGAGCGACTTCCTCACCCGGCTCGACGCCGATCCCGGCGCCCGCCGAGCCGACCTTCCCGACCTCGTTCGCTTCCTGTTCGGTACCGGCGTCCGGATCAGCGAGGCCCTCGCGCTGCGCTGGTGTGACCTCAACCTCACCACCATCACGGTCACCCGCGACGGTCAGGCCATCCCGCCGTGGTCGGTGTGGATCAGTGCCCACCTCGTCGTCGTCACCGGCAGAGGAATCCTCCGCCGCCCAGGCCAGGCCAACCGGACCAAGAAATCCGACCGGATCCTCGGCCTGCCCTCATACCTCACCACCGTGCTC
Proteins encoded in this region:
- a CDS encoding XRE family transcriptional regulator; this encodes MPAQEVHQAIAERLRHVLENHPDGPFTMQGLADLSGLAKRSLYRIQQGANVTLDSLIKISTSLGIDRVAYFLDEEVFRQVNAELAMLKELRQRNITSVRFREASAMALASATDYSELTELLTHIAQDVQRARSKVQPATASDHDAPERS
- a CDS encoding MAB_1171c family putative transporter: MTSIVYPVCAAVAVVAMLYRLRVLRRERSAAQWGLAGIYFFTACVWAVMLPGFWQPFSDVFGLPNVSGLIAQLAVILVVACQQIVLLHLSYNATTAQRKAVPRLCALCLALLIMIVLFIRAAEGMGQHPTDFAVTKAAVNPWYLTVYLTAYAVGQIDVARLCWRYRAIAPTVWLRRGLMVLVASVGILVIYLAGRFADIIAGLMGYTGHAWEPIVVIAVGSGSIVQLTAWILPDVGPRLSEAWAWLDRRRAYRQLLPLHDELTRHVPQVVLHVGGAPTRNDGAPAIYRHRNVDRRTRLYRLIVEIRDAQWALRVWMAPVVREAATQHAVAAGLRGDQAAAAIEAAQLRAALHAKTTHQQPSTHVSSPKTVEPEDLVAELAFQRKLARHFQPSAIVVAALATLTPTADVEPA
- a CDS encoding cytochrome P450 family protein, yielding MFDTAYFTNPYATFARLRQAGSVHRVLTPDGLPIWLITGDAEVRAALLDARLALNKAHAHGGYAGFSLPPTLDANLLNRDGADHARLRRLAAVAFTPRRIDGIRDRLDEVVTELADRLAERGTGDLVADYAASIPLRTMGHLLGVPANDQARFAQWTRTMLAPDHPEQVSDAVAAIHRFLLDLIADRRAQPGHDLLSGWITARDEGDRLDENELVSLTFLILWAGIENVTHLISHGTLQLLRHPEQITRLRADPGLLPVAVEELLRYAHADMMAIRRFATEDLHIHGTRIPAGDTVMLALASANRDPARHHDPDRLDLDRNPNTHLSFGLGPHYCLGAALARQQLQLAFDTLLRRFPRLTLATDITALRWRPSFRSHSLLALPVTV
- a CDS encoding site-specific integrase produces the protein MPRPPLPLGTWGEIRTLQVPAVLDDTGALVRKARWRAFTQYRGRDGRTRQVERSGTSHTAALRRLREHLRSLTAASGSPELSASSRLAEAADLWIERVISRREPTTYDRYRGRLDNHILPTLGDLLLRECTIGRLEHYFDNLALTLAPNTLRGIRSVLSGILQLAVRHQALDHNPVRDIEPIEGGNTRPKLTFTATDLSDFLTRLDADPGARRADLPDLVRFLFGTGVRISEALALRWCDLNLTTITVTRDGQAIPPWSVWISAHLVVVTGRGILRRPGQANRTKKSDRILGLPSYLTTVLMARHPADARPDDPVFPSATLGWRHPCNVQRSVRRLRERAGYPTFTTHVGRRTVATVLDHAGQTARQIADQLGHAKVSTTQNDYLGRHLANPLAPALLDHPTAPAPVSLGATAAPAQTVNSY